Genomic DNA from Methanofollis sp. W23:
AGTTGAGGGGTATTCATACATTAGAATCATTGGAAATGTATATGCCGATTTCCATACTGTTTCGAAACATGATTGCTCCAGTAATGTTGTGTATTTCATGTCCCTGGACTTTCTAAGGGAACCAGGGCTGAAAAATCGCCCCGGCCCGACTGGAGGTCATGGCAGGGCTTTGTGTACCTACACAATCAAAGTCCTCAGGACAAACAGCACTCAAAACCGGAGTATATACATTGCAGGACAGAGATCCCTCTTCATCAGAGGAGAGACCCCATGCCGTTCACGTGCATCCAGTGCGGGGAGTGCTGCAGCCACCTGGGCGACGTCCATGTCGTGACAGAGGAGTGCGGCGACGGAAATTTTCTGATGCTGAACCGCTACACCGGGGAGGAGCATGCCGTCAGGATCGATCCCGACAAGACGCACCTCTTCCCTGACCGCGGCATCTTCGAGCGCTGGCCGGATGCCTGCCCCTTCCTCCGAGACGATCCGGTACACGGCCGCATCTGTTGCATCGTCCACCTCACGAGGCCAGAGATCTGTCGGGAGTATTCATGCTGGCGTCTGCTCATCCTGAACGCAAGGGGGCAGCGGGTGGGCCGGGTGATGGAGCGCCGCCATCTCGCGACCGACGACTCCGCCCTCGCAGAGTGCTGGGAGAAATATGTCGGGGCGATCCGCGAGGAGGACGATGGCAGGTGGGACGAGCGGGTGATCGAGACGTTGACGCGGGCGGGGTATCGGGTCAGGCGGTAGGGAGAAAAATTTTATCTCTGCTCGCGCCGCGGGCGTTGCCCCCGGACCCCCCACGACGAAGATGGCCTGGGGGCGGCACGATGCTCTTCAGGATTTTTGTCTTCGCGCTCATGATCTCTGTCTTCCAAACCCAATCCTGTCGAGGGGTCCGGAGGCTGCAACCCGGTGCGAGCATGGAGGAAAGCATGAGATCGATTCGTGCGAGAAGGCGGGACAGCAGGAGATCAGACGTGCCGCCCCCGATCGTAGGATCTTCCCTGCCATCTCGCACCGGGGGGAAACCCCCCGGACCCCCACGACGAAGATAGCCAGGGGACTGCAATTGAGAGAGGTCTCCACCGGTTTTTTTGTCTTGAAAATAAGCGACCAGGCGACGAGAAATTTTCATCCTGTATGCTTGAACCCAGGGTTCATGCAAAATTCTCCAAAACTCGCCAAAGAAATTTCACCGCCGCCTCGCGCCGGGGGCGACACACCCGGAGACCTGCTATGAACGATTGTATGTGGTTGAGACGCGTTCCCGACTCATGCCCGGCCCTCCACCGGCGAAGAAAATCCCCGGCCTCCCCTCGCGGTGCCAGCATCTAAGTCCTCTCCCGCCCAACATGTAAAAGCATCATGGACTTCCCCATCGTCTGGATCTACTGGGCGCTCAGCCTCACCATCGTCACCTATGCCTCGGCGTACATCATCAGGCACCACCGGCAGTACGGCTACCCTGCCCTGGTCGGGTTCTATGTCGTCTACCTCGCCGCCTCCCAGGTGCTTGCGGCGCGGATCGTCGAGTTCGACCTTGGCATCGCTGTCTTCCTCGCCCCAGCCGGGGTCTTCATCTACCCCTTCCTCTCACAGGCCATCGATATGATCAACGAGGTCTACGGCGAGCACAAGACCCACATCGCCATCGGGATCGCCTTCCTCACCCAGGTGCTCCTCGTCGCCTTCATCGTGATGACCAACACCCTCACGCCGGCGCCCTTCTTCGCCTATGAATCGATGTGGCAGGAGGTCTTTGCCCAGAGTCTCAGGATCATCCTCGCCTCCTGGGTCACCTTCCTCGTCGCCCAGAACATCGACGCCTGGATCTTTGCGAGGCTCAAAGAGCGCTATCCGAATCGCGTCCTCCTCAGGAGCGTCTCCAGCGACCTCTTCAGCCTCACGGTGGACAGCGTCATCTTTGTCGTCATCGCCTTCGGCGGCGTCGCTCCGCTCATCCCGCTCATCATCGGTCAGATCGTGGCGAAGAACGTCATCGGCTTCCTGGATACGCCGTGGTTCTGGTGGTATAAACGGTATCTTGAGAAGTAGTTTGTATGCAAACCGCGGGGATCATGGGCCTTCGGCCTCTTGATCCCTGTATCGTGAAGATTGGAGCGAGTGGGTATCAGCCGGATAGAAGAATGGCTTTCCTTGGATCTACTCTTCTGCAGTTTTTCCCTATCTCCATGGCAGGGGCTGGGGGGTGTGAAGCCCATAGCATAAAAATGTTGGAAAGCAGTTGGTTCACGCTCGCATTTGGAATAAGTGAGGTTTTGCTATGAAAATCACCCTGAAGATATGCTATGAAAGATTTTCATTCGGCATGCTTGAGGCGTGCTTTCGCCTCATGAGCAATTCTACAGAGCCGATATGTCTATAATCTGAAATGCATCAGGATTGGAAATAGAATAAAACATCTCTGAACATCCACAGATATCGAGATGCAATTTATCATCCATTTCTTTTAAGGAGATCTTTAATCTCTCGTTTTCATTTCCTTGCCGGACATATTCTGCAACGCTATGATTTTGATCAAATAAAATAATGTGATCAAAACCAGGGATAAAAACAATCTTCAGTTGGGTCTTATCCTTACAAATAAATTGACTTGAATTTTCGATATATCCATGATCGTGAAACCCCCTAAAGAGTTCCTGTGGGATAATAATCGTCGATGGACTATATCCTTTATTTTCAAGCAATGACTTTTTGTCATTTATGGTATCGATAATTGTATCAATATTATTGTCTACTGATCGTGTAATTGCTTTTGAACTTAGAATTGTCTTGATTATGCAAATCTTTTCTTGGCGTGCAATCCTTTCTCCAATGGCTTCAAAAATATGTTTGTTATGATGAATCGGATCAAATACATATTCATCGTTAATCAGATGACGTTTAGGATATCCATTCTTTATTCTTGATGAATATTTCTGGAAATTCGAAGTGTCTCGATCCTCTCTATTGATGATTTTAATCGTTGCAATATCATTTATAGCGATTTTGCCATAACCTTGCTTGATATATTTTTTCAGTTCTCGGCATTTTTCACAGTCATAATCTATTTGTTTCACGAGTTCTTCGGTATGTTCTGAACAATATTCCCGATTTTTTTGAATCCACGTCTTTGTCCGTTCAAGTTGCTCCTCCGCTTTGTTGTCGAATAATTGATCCCAGCAGTCTGCTTCTTCAATCAATAAATCACAGTTCTTCAGTAAATCCTCAGAGTTTTCGACAAAAATATTACAGAATTCCAAATCGTGTTTAAGGTAGTCCCTTCCTGTAGGTTCACCACTTGGGATCTGAGGATCTTCAGTAGTTCTTGAAAGATACCTCGTCATGCATAACAGATAGTATGTCTGCAATGCTCTTTCAGGATCTCTAAATGTATCAAAGATAAGAGTTAACTTACCCATCTTGGGAAAATACCGAACCCCTGAACCTCCATAGAAAAGGACTTTTGTGAGCCACGAAGGATCAAAAAGTACTGGGGAATCATTTATATTAATCGTGTGTGGATTCTTAGATTCAGTGTGTTCCCACAGTTCTTTGATGTATGTTTGGGCTTTGAGATCTCCTTCTTGTTCCCGAAATACAAGATAGGCACCAACAATAAAGAACAGTTGATGCATTTTGAATGCGACAAAGAGTGAATTTAAATTGAATATTTCACGACTGCTATTTGCCTTTAATTCTCCTACAATGGCTGTAAGATTATCGCCAGTTTTTAGTGACGCCTTTATTTCACACTCAAGATCATTTTTGTATTCCGTATACTCATTAATCGCAGTTTGTATTGCGCTATGATCTTTGACTGACTGTTCCTTTATGAGATACTCTAACAATAGATATTTTTCTTTTATTTGGCTGTATTTCGTAGTATCAGAAGCAAAGAGGGGCAAAAATTGAAACTGCTCTAGTGCAATGTCCTGCAATATTTCTTCTTGGATCGATTTCGGGTTGCCCCATGTGTTTTCTACACTATACGTTTGAATCTCTTTTTTAAATGATTCGAAATCATCTTCATCGATTATTTTTTTGTTTACTCTGAAAAGAAACTCTGAAGTATACGCCTTAATAAACTCCATATCAATTTCTGGATTTTCAGTAATCTCACAATTTAGGATGTCAAATATCCCTGTCCAGAGATAATTCCTAAATTGAACACGGAGTTCGACAGCACGGTCTATGATTCTCACGAGATGTAAACAGATCTCATCCTTGACCCAGGAATATTTTTTTTCACTCAATATCCCTCGATAGATATTAAATAGTGCGATTGTAAATTTAAATGAAAAATCAGTATCGGTTCTAGAGATCCCTCTGATTGCAGTCTCTTCAATTGATTCTAATATTTCTTTCACATTTTTCTTTTTGTCCCGCCGTATGTCTGCAATACAATTATTATGCACCAACTGGATAACCTGTTCATAGTTTGTTATCTTTGTCATAAATATGTAATATCGCCAGAATATAATTGACCACAATAAAATAAGAACCAATATAAATATAAATGAGTGCCAATTTGTCATATCCTGCCACATTAAAATAAGAGATATCAGGATTGTTGCCATTGAAATCAAAAAAAGTCCTTTTGTTACTTTGTTATGGATAAACTGTTTCAGAATTTGATAACCATATTTCTCTGATCCAATTTGAACCATAACAAGGGATATAGAAAAAATGATCGCCACAAGGGTTGCCATTACCGTGCAAGCTGTAGCAAAAGTGTTTTGCATGGCTGGATTTGAAGATGTAATATTTATCAGAAGTTGGTTGATACCCTGACCAAGTTCTTTTTGTGTATATGGATTCAAAATCCAGTTGATAATCATGTAATACTCAAACCAAATCATTATTTTTCTCCCTAGTTCCAGCAAGCACCAATAATTTAAGCCATACAATATTTTGTTCCATATTCCTAGTTTAAGTTATCATCGGCCCCCGAAGGATTATTCCAATATTATAAATATGATAATTCATGAAATTGTGCATGTGAGATTTTCTATAGTAAAATTAGAAAACATTTGAATTATTATTGGCCTATTAAACATTAGAAAATCGATCTAATCATATGTTGTCATGTCACTGCCTCAGAGAATAATCTTAGGATCCATATGGCAAATGCACAACTGCCTCTCAATAATGATGACATTGAGAATGCAGGATCCAGGGGCATCGCCCCCGGAGCGAGTGCGAAGGAAGGCATGAGCTTCCAGAGAATTACAAAAAAAATCAGGATCTCAAAAGAGTCCTCACCCCCGCGCCTCCAGTTCCCGCGCCAGCCTCGAACGTTCCAGGGCCAGCCCCAGCTGGAGCCCGATGGAGGAGAGGTTCTCCAGACTGGTGCGCATATAGCACTTCTCTCTGCCGCTCCCCATATTCAGCAGCCCCACCACCTCGCCGCCGATCTTGATCGGCATGATGAGGACGGTCCTCACCCCCTGCGCCCTGACGGCCTCGTCGAGCGCGGCATAGGCCGGGGCTTCGGGGGTGATGTAGACGACCTTCTGCTCCGCAAACGCCCGCTCGAAGAGGGCGTCGAAGACACCGGAGAGGCACATCTGCCGCAGGCTCTCGGGCATGTTCCGCTGCACCCGCGGGACCATCTCGTCGGCCTCGTCGAGGAGGTAGACACAGCCCATCTCGAACCCGAGCGCCCCCATCACCGCCTCGATGGAACGTTCCAGCATTGACGCCTCGTCCCGTGCGTCGTTGAGGATCCCGGAGAGACGGTTGAGGGCCAGGAGCGTGTTGACGTACTCGCTCCGCTCCCGGTCGAGGCGCTGCATCTTGAGGGCGCTCGCCAGTTCGTCGGCGACGATCTCCAGGCTCTCGACCAGCGTCGCGCTCGCCTCCGAACCGAGGAGCAGGAGGACGGCGCCGGTCGCCTCCTCCTCCTCGATGATCGGGACAGCAAGGGCGGATTTTACCTCGCCGCCGATGCCGGGCAGGGCGAGCGGCCCGGCGGCCGCGGTCTCCAGTTGCTCCATGCTCTCCTTTACCAGCGGAAGGACGGTGGCCATGCGATCGTCTGAAGGCTCGAAGGTGGCGTAGGCCGGATGTCCGCCGGGCGTGAAGACCGCCGCATGGAGGTACGGGACCAGTTTCTCCCTGATGCCCGTCATCGTCCCCTCAAGAAGGTGCTCCTCATCCGGTGCGGTCCCGACGCTCCTGATGATATAGAGCAGCGCCTCAAGGTCCCGCTTTGTCCGCCGCCGACTGGAAAGATCTTCTCCGATGACGGCCACGCACCCGGCCGGGCCGGCGGCGGGCGGGGGGACGAGGGTGACGGCATAGGGGCGGTAGATCCCGGCCTTCTCCCTGAGGTCGAGTTCGACGGTGGCGGCCCGGCCTGTTTTCACCGACCGAAGCGCCCCGTCCACCCTCGTCTCGTCGACAGGGCGGAGGAGGTCGCGCAGACCCCTGGTCTCGGGGAAGAGCGAGGCGAAGAGACGGTTTGCGGCCAGCACCCTGAGGTCGTCGGTGACGGTCAGGACGATCGTCTCCGGGAGGGCGAGGCGGTCGGCGAGGTCGGCCTCCTGCCGCCTGGCCTCGTAGAGGGCGAAGGCCAGGGCCGCGAGGTCGGCCTCCTCCTCGGCATGCGCCGCCGCGGGGGCCGCCTGCTCGCCCGTGCCCGACCTTTCCTTTATCTTCCAGAGTTTGCTGCGGCCGACAAAGGTGTACTCCAGGAGCCCCTTCGCGTGGAGGATGCCGAGATATTTCAGGACCGTGGCCCTGCTCTTGCCAGTCCCCCTGGAGATCTTGTCGAGCATGCACTCCTCAGGCCGGTGAGACCTGAGGTAGGAGAGGATCAGTTGCTCGGTATCTGAGTACGTCTCCATGATCCCCTGTGGGTCTATACTATATCGTCTAATATCTTTCGCCACAGGGAAAAGTATATATCAAAACTATACTATACAGTATAGTTAGACCACACAGTCTAAAACCATGAGGTGAAACGACCATGTCCTACGAGACGACCGCAACCGAACTCATCGAATTGCTGGGGCTGAAGGGCAGTCCCGTCGCCGTGAAACTTGCGAAGACCGCCGACGACGTGCCGGCAGGCTATGCAAAAATCGAGAAGAGCAGGCACTGCCAGTTTGTCCAGGACGCCAGGCTCAAAGGGGCCGCCGGGTATGCCACCGCCGAGGAGCACATGTGCAAGGGCGGCGCCGGGGTCATGGGCGTCGGCCCCCTCCCCGAACACCTGGCCAATGGGAGCACCTACCACAAACTCGGGAACTTCAAGACCGCCGAAGGGGCGCTCGAGACCGTCACCGCGATGCCGAAGAGCACTGAGGACTTCTACGCCTCGGTCTACGCCCCCCTGGAGACGGCCGCCTTCGAGCCCGATGTCGTCATCATCGTCGCCACGCCCAGGCAGGCCCTCAGGCTCACCCAGGCCTCCCTCCACACCCACGGAGGCCGTGTCTCCAGCGACTACTCCGGGATCCAGTCCATCTGTGCCGACGCCGTCGTCGCCGTCATCCAGCGCGGCGTGCCCAACATGACCCTGGGCTGCAATGGCTCGCGGAAATACTCAGGGATCGCCGAAGACGAGGTGATCCTCGGCATCCCGCCTGCCCACCTCGGCGGGATCGTCGAGGCTCTGAAGGTCTTCAAGGAGAAGTGGGGGTGAAGATGACAAAGACCGTCAGCGCCCTCGGGATCAAGGCCCCGAACACCTCCATCCTCGCCGACAACGTCGTCAAATATCTGGACGACCCGGCGGAGACCGTCGTCTTCCTCCTCAGCCCCGGTGCCGAGGAGGGGATGGAGGCTGTGGCCAGGAAGCACGGCTACACCCTCGAGATCACATCATCAGACAAACACACGGAGGCACGCATGACCCCCACAGGCAGCACCATGGAAGAGATCGACGTCAGCGGGGACTTCTGCCCCGGCCCGGTGATCACGGTCGGCACCATCCTCGCCACCCTTCCGGTCGGGGAGAGGTTGAAGGTCACGAGCGCGAGCGCCGACTCGATCGCCGACATCGCCGCGGCCGTCGAGTCGTCGGGCTCGAAGGTCGTGACGCAGGGCGCCGACGGCGAGAAGCACTACCTCATCGCCGAGAAGGCCGAGAAGCAGGAGGGCACTCAGGCCGTCGTGGCCCGCGACCGCGTCCTCATCGCCCAGAGCAACGGGATCGGCAACGCCGAGCGGGCCTATGCGACCTTCCTCTTTGCGAAGGCGGCGCAGAGCATGGGCAAAGAGGTGACGATCTTCCTGCTCATGGACGGCGTGAGCATGGCGCGGCAGGGGAACGCCGCGGTCGTCAAACACCCGGCCTTCGACCGCCTCGACCGGCTCATGGACGAGGTGATCAGGGGTGGAGCCACGATCTACGCCTGCGAGATGAGCGCAAAGTTCAGGGGGATCGGTGAGGCCGACCTCGTGGACGGGGTCAGACTCGCCGGGGCCGCAACCTACATCCAGCTCCTCAGCGATCCCGCGAACGCCGTCGTCAACTTCTGAGGTGAAAGAGCATGGAAATGATCTATCAGGTGCTCGCCCTTGCGGTCCTCGCAAGCAGCATGGTGACCGGGTTCATAACGTTCAGGATGCTCGGGATGAAACTTGCCCTCCACTTTGGGGCGCTGATGCTCGCCCTCGTTGCCACCCTGGCTGCCCTCGCGACCGGCATCCCGGCGCTTGCCATGGCCGCCGCCGCTCTCCAGGTGCTGGCGACGGTCACGGCCTTCACCCAGGTCTGGGCCACGTTCAGGTATTCGTTCCAGACCTCGCCGGGGTTCGCGCCGCACCTCGCCATGGTGACGATGCTCCCGGTGCTCGCGGCGGCCTCGGTGCTGCTGTGAACTGCAAGCCCTACAAACGTCCAGCCTCGATTATCCTCTCAATCCTCTTTTTTGCCCCTCACATCCCCATTCACCTAAAGATATATGAGATGCCCGGCCCATCAGGTAAAGGGGTGATGAAACGATCTCCGAACTGGTCCTCTGTGTCATACTCGTTGTTCTTGGAGCGATCCTTTGTCTGGTCCCCTTCAGGAGAAACCGGATCATCGGCCTGAGAATTAGGCCTACGTACGAGCCCGAAGCACTCTGGAAAAGAAAGAACCGGTACTTCGGATTCTTCCTCATCATCATCGGCCTGCTCCTCCTCCTCTTCATTGCCACGCCATATTACCTGCTCTTCCTCCTCTCCGCCCTCATGATCTCCCTGGTTGCGGCCTATGTCGAGGAGAAGAGCCTGCTCGTCACCCCCCTTGCACTCTTCGCCTTCTTTCTCCTCACCGCTCTCTGTGCCTGCCCTCTCCTTCCCGGCGAGATAGCGGTCCGCTTCTCAGGGCTTGAAGCAAACGGATGGGAGGCGAAGGGTCCATACCTCCTCGCCATGATTGCGCTCTCCTCGCTCTTCCTTCTCTTCTCTGCCTTTGCCGTGCGCTCCAGACATGACGAGGACGTGCTCCCGGTCATGAACGGATCCCTGCTCTTCCTTCTCGCCCTCAATGCGATCTTCATCGCCGTCCAGATGTACGGCGAGCACCTCATCGCCCTCGGCTACCTCGCCCTGATCGTCTTCTTGGCATTTGTGGTCCGCGAATCTATCACCTGGATACGGACGGCCGGAGTAAAAGAATGAGAACGGTCCCCCTTCTTCTTGCCCTCCTCCTCGTTCTGGTCGTCGCTCTCTTACCATGCTGCGTGGAGGAGGGGGCCATGGTCCAGATTGAGTATGTCCCCCAGAGCGACCAGGCGATCGACTGCGGGATTGCGGGAATCGCGATGCTGATAAAACACGCCTGCCCCGAGGTCGGCTACGGCGAGATCGTCTCCTCTCTTGCCATGCCCTGCACATGTTCCTACATCCCTGGAAGCCTTGCCTCGCAGGCCACCTGGCTCTGGGACGAGGACTATGCATTCCAGGCGTCGCTTTATGGGCTGGAGTATGTGCCGTCCCCTCACCAGGGCAACGCGACCGACGAACACTATGAGGAATACCTCCAGGAGATCAAAAATTCCCTTGACCGAGGGGTGCCGGTGATGGTCGGGGGCTGGGACCTCTATTATGACGAGTTCTACCTGGACCGACTGGAAGGATGGGGAATGGGGCCTGGCCAGGCCGGGCACAACATCGTCGTCGTGGGCTATGACGGCGAGGGCATCCACTACCTGGATCCCGGCGCCGTCGCCAACCAGCGAGACGAGGTCGGGAATGTCACCTATTTCCAGCGCTATGACGACTTCAGGCTGGCGGTCACCTCCCTCCCCGGCCCGGGGACGCTCCATTACTGTATCTATGAGAAGACCGACGAACCCCTGCCCGGGGACGAACGGTCCGGGTTGATCAGAGAGAGGAACCTGGCGAAGTTCCACGGAGACCCTGAGGGGCATACGATCAGGTCTATGCAGAGGCGTACCGGCACTCGGTCTTCGGGTCAGAGGGCCTTGAGGCGTTGCGCCAGGATCTTGAACCAGACAATCTCTCTCAGATCCTCTCCCAGAGAAAGACTCACCTGAAAGAGGGATTTCTGGCCTCATCGCTGGGGGTCGGGAGCGTGCGATATATGTGGTATACCAATGCCTGGGCGGCCGGGTGGGGGAGCGCGTATTGCGAGGGGATCGGCGACGACGAGGGGGCCGCGCTGATGGCCGACCTGAGCGCCATGTTCAGGGAGAGCGACACACTCTTTACCGGAATAATCCAGGCATATGACCGGGAAGGCTCATGGAACCCTGACGACCTGGACCAATTGCAGTTAACGGTCGACGAGATCGGTCGTCTCTATGCCGCGCTCCAGGGAGAGGACGAACCCCTCCGGTCCAGCGAGTGAGGGCATACCCTGATCCAGGTCTTTTGGAAAACTATACCTCCCTGCATGATGACCTCCACCTATGAAAAGTACCTTCCACATCATGCTCATCCCGACACTGGGCTGCCCGGCCCACTGCAAATATTGTTGGAGTTCAGATGAGCACTCCCCGCGGATGAGCATCAAGACTGTCGAGGATGTGGTCGAATGGCTCAAGGACTTCAGGGACGACCAGGTCACCGTCACCTTCCATGGCGGCGAGCCCCTCCTGGCCGGCGAGGCATTTTACCAGGAGGCCCTCCCCCTCCTCGCCGAAGGGCTCAGCCACCTCCACCCCACCTTCGCGATCCAGACCAACCTCTGGCTCCTCACCCCCGGCATCGCCGACCTCTTCGCGAAGTACAAAATCCCGGTCGGCTCCAGCATCGACGGCCCCAAGGAGATCTGCGACCTGCAGCGGGGCGAGGGCTACTATGAACGGACGATGCAGGGCTACGAACTTGCCCGCGAGCACGGGCTCGACGTCCGGTTCATCTGCACCTTCACCTCGTACTCGGTGGAGCGCAAAGAAGAGATCTTCAACTTCTTCCTCGAGAACAATCTGACCCTCAAACTCCACCCGGCCCTCCCGTCGCTGCGCGACTCCAACCCGGACGAGTGGACGCTCACGCCGGAGAAGTACGGCGAACTCCTCGTCTACCTCCTGGACCAGTCCCTCGAACACCTGGGCGAGATCGAGGTGATGAACATCAACGACCTCTGCCGTGGGGTCTTCACCCGCCACGGCACGGTCTGCACCTATGCCGACTGCATGGGCAACACCTTCGCGATCGGCCCGGACGGGAGCATCTACCCGTGTTACCGTTTCGTGGGCATGCCCGAGTTCGTGATGGGCAATGTCGCCACGCACCCGAGCAGAGAGGAACTCGAACAGTCCGCGGTCTGGAAGCAGATGGAGGCGTTCAAGGCATATGTCGATGAGCACTGCAAGGACTGCGCACACATCAAATATTGCCGGGGCGGGTGCCCGTACAACGCCATCGCACCGACCGGCGGCGAGGTGAAGGGCGTCGACCCGCACTGCCCGGCCTATGCCAGGATCTTCGAGGAGATTGGTGAGCGGATCAACAAGGAGATGTTCGAGTCCTCGCCCTTCCTTGAGATGGGCGGGCCGCGGTCGAGACGGGCGAGGGAGACGAAGCCGGGCGTGATGGCGCTGATCAGGCAGATGGCGATGCGGTGAGGGCGACGCCTCTCTCTTCTTTCCTCTTCGGGTGGCTCTCCCGGCCATCTAGAACGGTTTTCGTGACGACATTAAGCACGAAAGGATTCATATGATGACTGTCCCGATTGGAGGCTCTCAAAACATCCTAGAAATAAAAATAAAAACTATTTTATTATCTAAATTGCAAGTAAAAGCCAGAGACGTCATGATACCTGACTTGCATGCGATCTGTCTTAACGATCTCCGGCGACGGAGGGGAGACGAGGGCGTATGATCCCCGACGACCTCCTCCCGACAGCCTTTGCCGTTGTCTCGTCACCGAAGCGCTACGCCCTCTTTCTTGGCTCAGGGATATCGAAAACCGCCAAGATCCCGACTGGGTGGGAGATCACCGAGAACATGATCAAGAAGATCGCCGCAACCTCTCAGGAGCAGATCGATGGGGATCCAGTGGCATGGTACCGGGAGAGGTCGGGTACAGAACCAACATTCTCCGGTCTCTTTGAAGACCTGAAGGCGTCCAGGGAAGATCAGGGGGCCGTACTCCGTGAGTACTTCACGTTCGAAGGCGAGGACGGCGAACGGGTCGCCCCTGAACCGACCGAGGCCCACCGAACGATCGCAAGGATGGTGAGAGACGGTCTGGTCGGCCTCGTCATCACCACGAACTTCGACGACCTGCTGGAGCGAGCGCTCCGTGATGCAGGAGTTCAACCGACGGTGATCACCGAAGGAAGCGAACCGGTGAAGATGTCGATGATCCCCGACCACTGCCGGATCGTCAAGGTGAACGGAGACTATCCCAACACTCCCCTAAAGATGACGCCGGCAGACCTCGCCTCCTATACACCCGAACTCGAAGACTATCTGGACAGGATCCTATCCGAGTATGGATTGATCGTCTGCGGGTGGTCGGCGAAGGACGATACCGGACTGGTAAACATTCTTGCAGGCAAAGAGGGAGAAAAAGAACGGGTCAGGAGATATTCAGTCTATTGGTGCCAGCGGAAGGACTCTGGACCTCTTCCGGAAGCGATTATGGAGAGCCTTCATCCATCAATAATTGAGATTGCGTCTGCGGATGAGTTTTTTGGGGAACTTCATTCTCGCATTGAGGTTTTGCGCCGGTACGAGCAGAAAGAAAAAATGAGCGTCTCGACCGCGGTGCAGAAGGTCAAAAAGATTCTCAGGAAGATGAAACCCGAAATCGTTCTCCCTGATCTCATTCACAAAGAGACCGATCGTCTGCTTGCGTTCATCGCCAATAAAAGACAGTATAATCCGGCGATTACGAGTTCAAAAGACCTCCTCAAACAGATACTCAAGGATTTAGAGGAAGTCACCGCGCCGCTGGCGGCAATGGTCGCCACGGTGGCATATTATGATAATAATGAACACGTGAAACTGGTCTCAGATACGATTGAACGATTAGTCCATGCTCATAATATTCCTGTTGAACCCGTTAGCG
This window encodes:
- a CDS encoding SIR2 family protein; translated protein: MIPDDLLPTAFAVVSSPKRYALFLGSGISKTAKIPTGWEITENMIKKIAATSQEQIDGDPVAWYRERSGTEPTFSGLFEDLKASREDQGAVLREYFTFEGEDGERVAPEPTEAHRTIARMVRDGLVGLVITTNFDDLLERALRDAGVQPTVITEGSEPVKMSMIPDHCRIVKVNGDYPNTPLKMTPADLASYTPELEDYLDRILSEYGLIVCGWSAKDDTGLVNILAGKEGEKERVRRYSVYWCQRKDSGPLPEAIMESLHPSIIEIASADEFFGELHSRIEVLRRYEQKEKMSVSTAVQKVKKILRKMKPEIVLPDLIHKETDRLLAFIANKRQYNPAITSSKDLLKQILKDLEEVTAPLAAMVATVAYYDNNEHVKLVSDTIERLVHAHNIPVEPVSVDEEFKRGLSSLQHYPAVLVIYCAGIAAVRNENFNMLEAVLRKPKKHPYNGLLQDDSIFKWANVFDTISFDTGYIDIRNSTRDRHYITDNYPDSPYEEMHTIIRSLIPNQFAFSRSLDVFEYIFGLAYIADSRDEEIERGAFRMSTPGPLRSQSLYQRRNPLYGSISPLPPHIFTYLADLQQKAKGSNFFGGNLSAFEEANRKYAMGFEIECPRTGIKLEIRGGLY
- a CDS encoding TIGR04083 family peptide-modifying radical SAM enzyme: MKSTFHIMLIPTLGCPAHCKYCWSSDEHSPRMSIKTVEDVVEWLKDFRDDQVTVTFHGGEPLLAGEAFYQEALPLLAEGLSHLHPTFAIQTNLWLLTPGIADLFAKYKIPVGSSIDGPKEICDLQRGEGYYERTMQGYELAREHGLDVRFICTFTSYSVERKEEIFNFFLENNLTLKLHPALPSLRDSNPDEWTLTPEKYGELLVYLLDQSLEHLGEIEVMNINDLCRGVFTRHGTVCTYADCMGNTFAIGPDGSIYPCYRFVGMPEFVMGNVATHPSREELEQSAVWKQMEAFKAYVDEHCKDCAHIKYCRGGCPYNAIAPTGGEVKGVDPHCPAYARIFEEIGERINKEMFESSPFLEMGGPRSRRARETKPGVMALIRQMAMR
- a CDS encoding DUF5400 family protein, producing the protein MEMIYQVLALAVLASSMVTGFITFRMLGMKLALHFGALMLALVATLAALATGIPALAMAAAALQVLATVTAFTQVWATFRYSFQTSPGFAPHLAMVTMLPVLAAASVLL